The segment TCTCCTGTGGCCCTGCTGTAATTCGCTGGCGCGCTCTTGTGAGCGCCTCTGAGGGGCCAAATTTCTTTTCTACCAATGCATAGGCGGCCAGAGCCTCTTCCTTTCTACCGGAGATTGCAATCGCATTGGCACGATCAAACTGATAACTCTGCTGATCTGGGGCAAGGCGGATCAGCTGATCAAAAACCGGGATCAGGCGATCCATACTCCCGGTACTCTTGTAAAGTTCGGCCATTAACTTCCAGTACCATGGATTATTCTTGTCAATATTTACTGCTGTTGCGATGGCTGTTTCAGCCTCAGGCATTTTATTCTGTCTGAAGTTCAGCAAAGCGATCTCATACCACGCAGCAGCATTACCGGCATCAATAGCCGTAATTTTCGTAAAGTTCTCATTGCTCTTTACATAATTCTCTTTGAGCTTATCGCTCAAACCTGCAAAAAAAAGTTGTTTAATGCGTATACTATCCCTGGCCGAAACAGGCAGGCGCTGGGCAACTGACGGCAGGGGCAGGAATAGCATACCACATAAAACAACGATTCTGTTCATTTATTTAAGGTTATTTACCTGTATGTCCGTAACCACCTTCACCACGTGCAGTATCACTTAGTTCTTCTGCACTTTCCCAGCTGATAGTTTCATGCTTGGAAATCACCATCTGTGCTATTCTATCTCCATTATTCACTACAAAATCAGTATCAGAAAGATTGATCAGCAATACTTTGATCTCTCCGCGATAATCGGCATCAATAGTTCCCGGAGAATTTACGATACTGATCCCATGCTTATAAGCCAAACCACTGCGTGGACGGATCTGCGCTTCATAGCCCACCGGCAATTCAATATGCAAACCCGTAGGCACCAATATACGCTGCATAGGCTTGATTACGATCTCTTCCGTTACAAAAGCTCTCATGTCCATTCCTGCTGCATGAGCTGTTTCATATTGAGGCAATGCCAATCCTGATTTGTTGATAATATTAATCTTCATCTTATTCTATTTATTTAGTAGTAAAGCCCTTTTAAACAGGCTTCTGTTATTTTAATTACCCTTTAGTTACCGCTTGCTTAAAAGCACCTTTAACTCATCCTTCTCTACATAAACGATCCCTGCTAAAAACAGCAGTAACAATCCATTCCCAATATAGATATTCCTGTTAAATACCCAGAAAGACAGTACTACAATAACCACCGAGGCGATCAGGTAAGCCAAAATCCGTTTTAATTTATAAGGAATCGGATAATATTTCTGTCCCAAAACATAAGACATGACCATCATCACAAAATAAGCCAGCATCGAAACCCAGGCAGAGCCCATGTAACTATATCTTGGGATCAGTATAAAATTAAATACAATCGTAATAATTGCCCCTACCACAGAGAGGTACAAGCCAAAACGCGTCTGATCCGACAACCTGTACCAGATTGAAAGGTTCATATAAATACCCAGACAAACATAACCAAACAACAAGTAAGGCACTGCCGGCAGTCCAGACCAATATTGCGCCGTATGCGCCGCGTCCCCTTTGATGAAATATTTAAGAATTTCAATATTTGCGACTAAAGCGACGAACAACAATGAAAGTGCAATCACAAAATAGTGCAGAATCGTCGCATAGGTTTTCCTTGCATTTTCATGTTTCGCATGACTAAAAAAGAACGGTTCCGCTCCCAGTCTGAAAGCCGTAATAAAAATACTTAAGAAAATTGCAATTTTACAAACCGCGCCATAAATCCCGACATCAATATCAGCCACTGCTTTCGGTAACAACTTACTCAGTACAATCTTATCCAGGTTCTCATTGATAATGAAAGATAAGTTGGCTACTAAAATAGGCCAGCTATAAGAGATCATTTTCAGGAACATCTCTTTATCAAACTTAAACCTGATCTGAAGAAACTCAGGCAGCAGCAATAAGAATGTAAGGATACTGGCGGCCAGGTTGGAAATAAAAACATACCCTACCCATTGATAATGATACCAGCTCTCAAACCACGAGGCCAGTGGCCAGTTATGCTTAATAATCAAAGGGATCACAAAAATAAAGAACAGGTTGAGTCCGACAAAACTTCCAATATTCAGGAATTTGATCACACTATATCTGAATGCTTTATTATCAGCACGGATTTTGGCGAAAGGGATCACGCAGATCGCATCTACAAACAAGATCCCGACAAAATACTTCACATATCTTTGATAGTCCAATACCTGGGCCTGCTCTCCATTATTGATCCAGGAGGCGATTGAATCGGCAAAAACAGAACCTGTAATCAGAAATATCCCTGCAATAAAGGCTATACAAATAAAGGAATTATTGTATACCGCATCCTTTTTGTCCTCATGCTTATTG is part of the Pedobacter cryoconitis genome and harbors:
- the dut gene encoding dUTP diphosphatase codes for the protein MKINIINKSGLALPQYETAHAAGMDMRAFVTEEIVIKPMQRILVPTGLHIELPVGYEAQIRPRSGLAYKHGISIVNSPGTIDADYRGEIKVLLINLSDTDFVVNNGDRIAQMVISKHETISWESAEELSDTARGEGGYGHTGK
- a CDS encoding lipopolysaccharide biosynthesis protein, which gives rise to MSVLKKFLGQTAVYGVSTILSRLLNFILTPIYVRAYLPGTFGILTKLFSYASLINAVLAFGMESTYFRYLNKHEDKKDAVYNNSFICIAFIAGIFLITGSVFADSIASWINNGEQAQVLDYQRYVKYFVGILFVDAICVIPFAKIRADNKAFRYSVIKFLNIGSFVGLNLFFIFVIPLIIKHNWPLASWFESWYHYQWVGYVFISNLAASILTFLLLLPEFLQIRFKFDKEMFLKMISYSWPILVANLSFIINENLDKIVLSKLLPKAVADIDVGIYGAVCKIAIFLSIFITAFRLGAEPFFFSHAKHENARKTYATILHYFVIALSLLFVALVANIEILKYFIKGDAAHTAQYWSGLPAVPYLLFGYVCLGIYMNLSIWYRLSDQTRFGLYLSVVGAIITIVFNFILIPRYSYMGSAWVSMLAYFVMMVMSYVLGQKYYPIPYKLKRILAYLIASVVIVVLSFWVFNRNIYIGNGLLLLFLAGIVYVEKDELKVLLSKR